The Candidatus Anoxymicrobium japonicum genome segment GGCGAAACACTATGGGGCGCCGGCCAGCGTCGCTACGCTCCGGAAGTGTCCAGACAAGATGAGATTCAGTGTCCAGTCAGGTGAGAATGCACGTTGGTAGCGGGGGTCGGATTTGAACCGACGACCTCTGGGTTATGAGCCCAGCGAGCTTCCAGACTGCTCCACCCCGCACCGCTTTCTTTCAAGTCCTTATTGTGTTCCATCGAAACCTAAAAATCAACCGCCCCGGCGAACTTAACAGTATTGGTCACTTGTTGACAATCCCAACTACAACCTCATATGACAACATTACTAATATCACCTTGACAGTAATTAAATATAATCACAATAATTAACAATAACTATTGACCACAACGCCCAAAAGCAGGATAATGCTAGGTTGCCAATAGTTGAATCTGGTAAATGGCTGGCGTTGCGCGCGCGTCACTCGATCGCGACGTGATTGAAACAGCCCAACGCGCAAACAGGCGGCATGATGAGAGCAAGCAAAAAAATGGCGAGAAACACGGTTGCGGCGGCGCTCGCTATGTGCGCGGCGATTATGCTCGTCGCGGCGCCGGTGGGCCTTCACGCCCAACCTGCCGGTGACATTGCCTCAAAAAGCCAGCAAGCCGCGCAAGTCGCTCAAGAAATCAATGCCCTCGACAAAGAAATGTCAGTGCAAACCGAGGCGTATAACCGTGTCAAGATAGACCTCGACGCTATCACCGATAAAGTCGAAGTTACTCAGAAACGCCTCTCCGAAATACAGCAATCACTCAAAACGCGCCGAAATCTGCTGAACGGCCGAGCGGCCTCAATGTACAAAAACGGTCGAACATCCATGCTGGAGGTTCTTCTCAAGACCAAGGACTTCTCCGAGTTCCTGGAACGCGCGGATTACATGTCCAGGGTGGCGCGCAACGACGCTGAACTCGTCGATCGCATCAAGAGCACGCGCGATTCCGTGCAGTTGCTCGATCGCCAACTGAATGAACAGCGCCGCCAGCAGCAAGGCCTGGTCGAGCAGTCCGAGGCCAAAAGAATACAGGTGGAGACAAAGCTCGGCGAGCGCCAGACCCTGCTCAACGGCTTGAATCAGGACATTCAGCGCATGCTCGCGAGTGAGCAGCAGGCCCAGCGGGCGGGCGATGAAGCCCTGAACCATCAAGCCGAAGATTACCTGTCCACAATCCCGAATGGCGCCGTCGCGAAGGCCGGGTTGCGATACCTGGGCGTTGTTTACCACTGGGCGGGAGCGGGCCCTGGCAAGTGTCCAACCGGTGTGCACAGTATCTGTTTTGACTGCTCCGGTTTGACCATGTACGTGTACAAGCTCTACGGCATCGACATCCCGCACAACGCCGCGATGCAGTTCAACCGTGGCATCAAGATCCCGCTCTCGCAGGCGCGCCCCGGCGATCTGGTATACTTCGGCTCACCCCCTCATCACTGCGGGATGTACCTCGGAAACGACATGTTCCTGCACGCCCCGCAAACTGGAGACGTGGTAAAAGTGAGCAGGCTCTCGAGCAGACACGATGTAGAGGGACTCTGCCGGTTCAGCAAATAGCGCGATAGCGCGATTTATCCTGCTCATTTAACTTTGGGGTCTTTTTTTTAAAGTCGATCGTCCGTCCAGAGGGGTCAGACGCCGTCTACCGCTCCGTCTACCGCAACCAGGGGTCAGGTACCGTCTACCGCTGCGCGGTAGACGGTGCCTGACCCCAAAGTTAAATTTGCGGTAACATACTCTCGTTATGCAAAGACGATTGAACCTATGTAACAAAAGAACAGTCATAGCCGCGCTTCTCCTGTTGCTCTGCTGGATCACATTCGTGGCGGGTTGCGGCGCGAAGAAGCCCGCGAAGACCACGCCCGGCGATAGCGGAGCGAGCTTCAAGTTCATCGTATGCGGAGACCCCCAGAACAATTACGAAGTTTTCGATCGCGTGCTCGAGGCGGCCAAATCCGTAGATTTTCTGATAATCGCGGGTGACCTCACGGGCGGCGGCACACCAACCGAGTTTCAGAACTTCATGAACAAGATGAAAGCGAGCAATGTGCGCTACTACTGCGTCCCGGGCAACCACGACGTCGCGACATCAAATGTGAGCTACGCGAGCTATGTGGGCCAGACTCACGGTTCATTTGATTTCAAAAACTGTCACTTTCTCCTGATCGACAACAGCGTTCCGAGCCTCGGCTTCTCCCCGGGGATGCGCGCGTGGGCCGCAGCGGATCTGAAGGCCGCAAAAGCGAAAGGTTTCGAGCACACGTTCGCTGTAGCGCACGTGCCGCCTCGCTACCCCTATTCTTCAAAAGCTTCAAGAGAACAAATCGCCGGTATAAACGCGAACGAGAATCTCGCTCCGGTGCTGTCCGCCGGCGGGGTCGAGGAACTGTTCTGCGGACACCTCCATAGATATGAAAAAGAAAAGGAAGGCAACCTGCTGATTACGATCACCGGCGGAGCGGGCGGGCCGCTTCTTGGAATGGACGGTTTCCACCACTACGTGCTGGTTGAGATAAACGGGCGGCGGCGGATCCAAACTGTTGTCAAAATATAATCACACCGGGAGACAAAAGTAGATGGGCAGGAAAAAAGACATCAAGAAACTCCTCGAAGAGGTTTTCGGAAAATACCCCGGCTGCAAGCTGATAGAGCCACTCAAGAGTGGCGCGTGCCTTCAGGCCACTGTCGAAGGCAAGGATTATTCGATCGAAAAGGTCGAGCGCGAGATTGTCATCTCACAGGGAGCGCACGAGAACCCCGACCTGTCCGTCGAGCTGAACCGCGCGGCGTGCGAGTATATGGCCGCCTCTGAGAAGCTCGAGGACTTTGTGATCAGGGCGCGCGAGTGCATCAACCAGACCCACGATGACTGTGTAATGACCTACGAGGTCAACGCGGGAATTCCGCGGATGCTCCTCCGTGGATACCTCGATTTCGCGCGGACACTTCGAATAGTCTGACGCTGACGCGCCGCTATTTCGCCTGCTGCGCCAGTTGCTTGAGCACACCACTCAACTGATTCAGGATATTTCCGTATCCCGCCCAGTCCCCGCTCTTTTGCGCATCCACAGCTTTGTTGTAAAGATCAAGCGCCTGCGTAGCCAGGCTTTGCATGGCCGGCGACGGAGTGACAGGCGTTTTGGATGTGGTCGATGGTGGCGGCGCGGCGCCGAACGCGCGCAGAACCGCCTTGTCCAGTGAATCCTCCATGATGACGTTCTGGTTATAGACAACGATAACCCTCTTGACCTGCGGGATCTTTATCTGTGTCGCCTGCAGGTACAGCGGCTCGACATATAGGAGTGAGCCCTCTATCGGAATAACCAGGAGATTCCCGCGTATGACTTCCGAACCCGCCTGCCGCCAGAGAGACAACTGCTTTGATATCTCCGGATCCTGCTCTATCCGTCCCTCGACCTGTTCAGGGCCGTATATCAACTTGCCCGACGGGAAGATGAAATTCACCAGCTCCCCGTAGTGCCCGTTGTCCATCCGCGCGCCGAGCCACGATATCATGTTCTGCTTGTTGTGAGGCGCGAACGGGATGAGCAGAACCATCTCCTCGGAACTCTCTCCGGGCAACTTCAGAATAATGTAATACGGTTGCATCATCTGGCGCTGGTTGTTGTACTGCTCTTGCGGGAAATCCCACTGGTCCTCGCGGTTATAGAACTGATTCGGGCTGACCATGTGGAACGTCTGAAGAACGTTGGCCTGCGCCAAGAAAAGATCCTCGGGATAGCGCAGGTGTTTCTTGATGTCGGGAGGCATGGCGTCAAACGGCTTGAATATCTGCGGGAATATCTTCTGATACGTTTCTACCACCGGGTCACTGGAATCGATCACGTAAAGCGAGACATCTCCCTCGTACGCGTCTATGACAGCTTTGACGGAGTTTCTCACGTAGTTGCCCATGCCCGCTGTGGGCTCGGAATACGGGTACTTGTCAGTGGTGGTATAGCAATCCACCACCCAGACCAGCTTGCCCGCGTCCGTGACCACGAGGTAAGGGTCTCCGTCAACTTTGAGAAACGGCGCGCACTTGCTGATGCGGTTAGAGATGCTACGGTAGTACATTATCTGAGATTTACCGCGCACCTGCCCGCTGAGGATGAGGTTGACGTCCCTGAACCTGATCGAGTACAGCAACTTGCGCCAGAAGGATTTGACCTTTATCCCGCCTGTGCCTTTATAGACAGCGCGCACTTCCTTGTCTCCCTGCGGGCGATCGAACTCTCTCTCGGTTGTGTTCGTCACGACGTAGTCGTTGGAGAGTTCGCCGAAATAGATCTGCGGCGTCTTTATCTGTATGTTGGTAGGCCCTGCGGGAGGAATATCCTTGATGATGAAATCCGGGTTGCCCTCCGATGTGACATCGTTGCTCGGGGACATGACGGCGCCGTAGCCGTGGGTATAGACAAGCGTATCGTTGACCCAGGTGCGCGCCGACTCGGGCAGTTGCTCCTGAACCATCTCGCGCGCGCTGATCATCGTCTGACGGTAATCGTTGTTGACCGTGTAACGATCCACGTCCACGTCGTTGAACTTGTAGTACTGCCTGATGGATTGCATCTGCCCAAAAGTGTTGAGAATCGGGCGCGGATCCCATAGCCTTATGTTTTGAATGGTCGCCCTGTTCTTCTGGATAACGGTATCGTTCAAGTTATATTCGGCCGGGTAATCCTTCGTCTGCACGTTATTGATCTTATAGGCATCGCGCGTCGCGTCGATATGCCGCTTGAGGTAGGGCTTCTCACGACTGCTCTCGGCGGGCTTCACGCGCCAGGACTGCACGATCGCCGGATAAATAGTGCCGCCAAGAAGCGCCACAACGATCAGCGAACCGACGACTATGACCGGAAGCAGCCAGCTGCGCGCGCGTACGTTTACCAGCAGCACGACAGCCGCGCCGAGCGCGAGCGCCAGCATTACCCACAGCGCCGGAATCAGGGCCCTGGCATCCGCGTAACCGACGCCGTAAACGACGCCCCCTTTGGAGAAGAGCAGCTCGTACATATTCAGCCGGTATGAGTACGCCTTGACCACGAATACCGCGGCCATCAGCACAGAGAGATGCGCCAGGACATGGGACGAGAACATGTCCCAGCCGCCCTTTAGCCTTATGCCGCCTTCAAAGACGTAGATAATCGCGGTAACGACCAGCACAAACATGAACGCGCCAATGAGCCAGTCGGCGAGCGCGCGGTGGAACGGGTAGGAGAACACGTAATACCCGATATCTTTGCCGAACACCGGGTCGGTCTTGTTGAACGCCGAAGGGTTGAGCCACTTCAGAATGATGTCCCACTTGCCCCCCCAACCTGAGCCGGCAATGAGCGCCGCGACGCCCGAGAAGATCACGAGCCCGACGCTCACGAGTTTCTTCCAGGCGCCCTTTGCCTTTTCGATTATCTCCTCCAACGGCGAACCCGCCAGCTCGAACTTCTGCTCGGGGGATATCTTTCGCGCAAGGAAGATGTTCCCGTAGAGAAGAACAAAAAAGGCCAGACTGAAGGCCACTACCGAGAGTATCTTCGCCACCAGCGTCTTATAAAACAGGTTCTGGAATCCCACATGGTTATACCAGAGCGCGTCCGTATAAAACTTCGAGAGTGGCTCTATTACGAGCACTATGAACAGCAACAGAAACACGAGGGCGAGCAACGTTATGCGCCCTCTTGTGAACTTGCCCTTTAACTGCTCGCGCAGGCCCGCAGCGCCTGAGTCGCGCAGTTCCTGCAGCCTCTTGCTGAAGTCCTCGATATTTTGTGGTCCTACTGACATATCACTCCTTACCTAACAGCCGCCTGTACGTTTCTACGATGCGTGGCATGGCAACTCCTGCCTGCTCAAGAATTGTAACATCCGCGAGATCGTCGCGGGCGGTAGGCGCAACATTAACGAAAATCAGATGCGCCCGGTTGCGATGAACGCACTCTGGCAATGAGGCCGCCGGGAACACATCGAGGCCGCAACCGATGACAAGCATCAGATCGCAGCGCTCCGCGAGCTCCACCGTGCGCTGGAGGACGGAAGCGTTCAAGGGCTCGCCGAAGAGTATGATATCCGGTTTGATGACCCCTTTGCACTCCTTGCACACCGGGATTCCCTCGCGCAATGCGCACTCTTTTATCTCCTCATACGTGTAGTTCGCGCCACAACTCAAGCACGTGCCTGTGCGATAAGTGCCGTGCAGTTCGAGAACATCGGTCGTTCCGGCGCGCTGGTGCAGGTTGTCGATGTTCTGGGTTATGACCGCCTCGCATTTGCCAGAGCCCTCGAGTTCGAAGAGGGCCAGGTGGGCCGGGTTGGGTTCCGCCGTCTCCAACATGGGATTCAACTCCGAGGCCATCTCCCAGAATTTGGTGGGGTCGTTGACGAACGACTCGAAGGTCGCGCAAGCCATAGGATCGTATCGCGTCCAGAGTCCCCCGGCCGAGCGAAAGTCTGGAATGCCTGACTCGGTCGAGATGCCCGCGCCGGTAAGGGCGACAACCGTGCCCGCCCCGTCAATCAGCCTTGCCGCTCGCTCTATCTCTTCACTCAAGGTTAGATCCTCACGCAAATCTGCATACATAGGGGTCAGGCACCGTCTACCTTTCCGTCTACCTCAAAAAAGCATGTGTCTTTCAAATGTCCGGATAGATGGGAAACCGGCTAATGAGATCCGCGGCCTCGGCGCGCACCGCATCCAGCGTGGACTCGTCGTCGCCGCTCTTGAGGGCTCTGGAGATCAAGTCACCCAGAACTTCCATGTCATCGGGCTTCATGCCGCGGGTGGTGACCGCCGGTGTGCCGATGCGTATGCCGCTCGTCACGGTTGGTGGTGTCTCGTCGTAGGGGATCTCGTTCATGTTGACGTTGATGCCGACTGAGTCCAGGATGTCCTGCGCCTCCTTGCCGCTTACGCCGGCCGGGCGCAGGTCAACCAGAAACAGGTGCGTGTCGGTGCCACCCGACACGATTCTGAACCCTTCCGATGCGATTCTCCGGCATAGAGCCCGCGAGTTCGCCACTATCGTTTCGGCGTAGCGCTTGAACTCAGGCGCCATCGCTTCCTTGAAGCAGACCGCCTTCGCGGCAATGACGTGCATGAGCGGGCCGCCCTGAATGCCGGGGAACACGCTCGAGTCGAGCCTCTCGCGGTACTCGTCGGTCGTGAGAACGAACCCTCCGCGCGGGCCGCGGAGCGTCTTGTGTGTGGTCCCTGTCACGAAGTCCGCGTGCGGCACTGGGTCGGGGTGGACGCCGCCGACAACGAGCCCGCCGAAGTGCGCCATGTCAACCATGAGCAGGGCGCCAACCTCGTCGGCGATCGACCTGAATGCGGCAAAGTCGATGGTCCTCGGATACGCGCTCGCCCCCGCTACTATGATGCGCGGCTTCTCGAGGCGCGCGAGTGCGGCAATCCGGTCGTAGTCCAGGAGCTCGGTCTTCCTGTCAACGCCGTAATGGACGACCTTGTAAAGCATCCCCGAGAAGTTCGCGGCCGAACCGTGCGTGAGGTGCCCGCCGCAGCGAAGGTCCATCGCCAGAAGGGTCTCTCCGGGTTTGATCGCGGCCTGGTACGCGGCCATGTTGGCCTGAGCGCCCGCGTGCGGCTGCACGTTCGCGTGCTCACAGCCAAAAAGCTCTTTCGCACGCTCGACGGCAAGCGCCTCCGCGATATCCGCGGGCTCGCAACCGGAGTAATACCGCCTTCCGGGGTAACCCTCGGCGTACTTGTTGGTGAGTACCGACGCCTGCGCCTCGAGAACAGCGCGCGAGGTGTAATTCTCGCTCGCTATGAGGTTGATCTTGTCGCGCTCCCTGTTCAGCTCGAGACTCAAGGATCGGAATATCTCCGGGTCGAATCTCGCCAGCGCCCAATCGCTCATCCGTGAATACAGGTCAACTCTCCCTTCCGTACTTGCGCTCAATCTCGCGAATCTTCTCGAGCCGTCTCAAGTGGCGCGCGCCGGGCGCGTCATCCCCATCAAAATCTGTCTCGAGGAAAACTTTACACGCATTCATCGCTTCCTGTGCAGAGAGGATGCGCGAGCCCACTGTTATCACGTTTGCGTCGTTGTGCGCTCGACAGTACTTCGCGGTGTAAAGCTCGTTGCATGCCGCCGCCCTCACGCCCGGAACCTTGTTGGCGGCTATCGCCATCCCGGCGCCGGTTCCGCACACAAGAACGCCCCTCGCGGTTTCACTCATACTGACAGCCTCAGCCACCGCCAGCGCGATATCAGGGTAGTCGCACGATTCCTCGCTGCGGATCCCCAGGTCGTTCACGGCATAGCCCGCCTCGAGAAGCGAAGCCTTTAGAAATTCTTTGAGCTGAAAGCCGGCGTGATCACTTCCGAGGAAAATAATCCGCCCGCCGGTTATGTCATATCTGTTCATCATGACTCCACTATCGCCAGTCAGCCGAAAACACAAAACTCACATCAAATTTTAACACGACTTCCTTGAGCCGCGTCTCGACCCCGCGGTGATCGAGAACAACATGCGGGTGCCCTGGCTCGAAGGTCCCGGGGTCTGGCCCTTCGATGAGCCGGGGGGAGCCCGCGCCGGACGGGGAGCCCGCGAAGGCGTAAGCCCGGACTTCTCTGAATCGAATAGCGCAACGCGCGATTAACTCGCCGGCCGGCCCATCTTTGGAACGCCGGCGGCGCGAGAGGGGGTGACGCCTGCCCGGAGGTGTGACCTTCGTCTTGGGGAGAGGGAAAGTACAGAACTTTGTGGGCTTAGTGGCTTAGTGCCCCATTCCATAAATACGGTAACGTATCGAGAGCGTCGATGCGCCGTTCCTGCAAGGCGCGCGACCGAGTCGTACTCGGTGAGTACGGCGAGGAAGCGGAACGCAGCAGGCGCGGATGCAGCGGCGTTCGAATGCGAGCGTATTTATGGAAAGGGGCACTTAGCTTACGATTGTGAAGAATGGGAAAACATTTTTTCATTTTCAAACACATCAATCAAGAATAATCAACCATTTTCTCTTGTGCGCAAACAATGACTATGCCTGCTCTTTGTGGACAAACGAAAATGCCAATGTTGCTGAAGCGATTTGGGAAAGGAGGTTGATGATGAAGCAGGATCAAATATCGGAGAGGATCGTGGCCGCGCCCGGCGCTTCAGATGCCCCGGTACAAGCGCCTGCGCGCCCGGAGGCGCCTGTCGCCCCCACTCCGAGTGTTCCCACCGGTGAAAGCGCGCCTCTTCTCAAGCCGTTGCTCGAACGACCGCTCGAGGGCGAGCTTCCGGACATAACCGAAGTTGATTAGAGCCCAATCAGAGGTTGAGTTTGAATGTGATGGAACATCCGACGAGTTCTGGCGCGGTAAATTTCCCCGTTGGCGGACAGGAGGAGCATGTCTTTATCTGGATAACTCCAGGCAGAGCTGATCGCGCCTGGCCGCAGCCCTCTGACCCTCTGGAATTGTACGAGGAAGGGTCCCTTGAAAACATCCCCAACGAATTTTCGATCGGCTTTTCCAGTTGGCGCGAGGAGGCGCGCGAGGAGGAGCTTCTATCACAAGCGATTGAGGACCAGTGCTACGCGGAAGGTGGCTTCGTGAAGCGCCTCACGAAGCCCTCCGATTTCGAGCAAACGCGCGCAATTTTCAATTCTACAGGGGATTGCCTTTCTGTCGAAGGGGCGGGGCTTAACCACCTGATCTGCGACCTTGCGACGGGCGAGCGAGTAGAGCCCAGCTTTATGGTTAATTCCTCATCAAAACTCAAGGGAATCCTTGGGCGCGCCCTCACACGAATTGACGAAGACAGCAAAGGATTTTTCGTGACCACACACCCCGGATCAATCCCGCGCTTCGGCCATCGTGAGCCCTTCCGTCTGTTCCGCCACATTAATATTTACAGCCCTGTCCAACTCGACGACACGGAGATGGATGAGTTTTCAAGCGCGCTTGTCTCCCTCATAACGTTGCTGGGTTCCGGTGGTCTGGGGCCTTCAGGATTTTGCGTGTCGCCAACTGCCGCAGCCACGGTTACGCGCCGCGTAAGACGGAACTGGTTCGCCCCTCCATACATCGTCGCCGAGAAAATTTGCGATGTTCTTTCGGCCCCGCCCAATGTTGAAGCACGGATGCACGTGGCCCTCGACCCTGCCTGTACGCCCATGGGAAGCGCTCTTGGATTTTTTTGCGTTCAACTGCTGTATTCGATGTTCATCAACAACTGTGCTCCTCTCGGGGGAAAGAGGCTTAGCAATCCCGCGCGGGCGGCGCATACCTGGGCAAGCAGGCCTGGAACCAGGTGCGCTCTCGCAGGAGGCGGGAAAACGAACGCATGGGATCTTGCCCGAGAGTTCAGGATGAATTTGGAGAGGTTCCGTAAAGAGGTTCGCATGAGTGGCGAGCACGAAGCTCTCGCCGACCTGCTTGACCGGGGTATTCAGGCAGCGACCGCAGGGGAGAAGGAAGACGGTTTCCTCGCCACTCACTTTGAATACTATCGCAAGCGGGATCTCTACGAACGAGTTCTTCGAGAAAACTTTGGAATCACCATAGAGAGATTCAACACGCTGTGCAGGACGCTTTTCCATGCGGGCATTCCACCATACTGGCTGGAGCAAATGTCGATCGCCAGCATCGCCAAGAACATCTCAAAAAAGAGCCCATCGTCGCGCGCCAGATTTGAAGCATTTATGAAAAGGTCGAAGCTGACTAATGACGACCTCAGAGCGGCGGCCTCGTGTTTCCGGAAGATGGAGCAACTAGAACTCTCACTCGGTGTTGTGCATCCCAACCCCGACGGGCAAATTTTTCCGGACGCGGAAAAAATGTGGCGGCAATTCACGGGAGAGCACTCACAAACGACGCCTACTGCCACGCGCGCGGATGCCCGTGCCAGGCTGGTCTCCTACGCCAAATTTCTTGAGGTGGATCCCAATGGCATTGCACTGGACTGGGCCAATTCCTATTGCTGGCCGGGCAACGACGATATGCTCGAAGTCATAGTTTCGCCTATGGGAACACCCGACAGCCCGCGGACGGCGGCGGAAATGGTGCATCTGAAGTTCCGAGAGTCGGATATCGAATTCATTATGGAAGAAGTTCCATCAGCGCTTCCTTTCAGAGACGCCCTCCGTGAGGAAATGTTTTGCCTGCGATCATCGGAAGCCAGACGTAAGCGACGACGTGACGAAGGTGCTCAAATGAAGCTCTTTGACGCCTACAGAGGCTTACGCGACTGAAAAGTCGCCGGCTCGAGAATTATCAGAATGCTACTACTACTTCTCGGGAGGCGCTTCTCTCGTGTAAACGCAGTTGGTTCTTAAGATGCCATTGAGCAGATCAAGTGCGCCAACTGCGGCGCCACAGATGTCGTTGAGATAAAGAGCAACACATACGCCTTCCGCTCCTGCGAGACCATCTTCAAGTACCAGGATCCAAGCCACTCCGATGTCGACGTCCAGGTAGCCCCCCAGTTCTGCGAGGAGGGCTGCGGCAACCCCATCAAGTACCGCTACGCCATCTGCGGGAAGATTTACAGAGGATTATGGGCGTGGCCCCTCCTCTTGAACATGTAAAGAAACTCCTTTAATATGTTGATGAACAATTACTGGCAATAGATAACTATTAATTCCTTTCGTATGTTGACAAGGAATTCCTATGAAGGATTCAAAATGAGCTTGAAAGACGAGGCCACCTCATGGTGGGCAAATATGATAAAGAGGGGTCGGAGTGTAGTGTCGACCGAGGAAATGCCCGGTCAGAGGCAGAGGGAATTCCTGGCAAAGGAAGGGTTCCTGAGTAAGGGTGCCAGAGGGTTCTGGATACTCAAAAAACCCGAAGACAGCCTGGAGGATATATTCCCGATTATTTATTGGCAACTGGTAGAGAAGACGCTGTCTCGTTTTGATCACTGGTCGGTTCGAGGTCAATCCGCCCTATTGCTTCTAAACGGGAGTCAATGTGCGCAGGAGCAGCTTCTGGTTCGAACAAGAAAAAAAACAAACTGGAAATTGCAACTGCCTCTCGGCTTCAACATTTCGCTTGCCTACGATGCCGATTTCGATCAGCGGCTCATAAGAAAGATGCAAGTTGCGCAGGCGAAGATTCCGGTAGACAGACCGGAACGAGTTCTTGTCGACACTGCGAAATTACCGGTGACCCTGGAGACCAGGAACTTTGTGGCCGGCGCCGATTTCGACCCGGGAGTAATCGAAGCGATCTATGCCACCAGACCTAAGCCGGTGCTTTACAAACGCCTTATTCATCTGTCTGAGGAATCAGGCAGACCCGAGCTGGCCGTGATTCTTGCAAAAGCCATTGAAACTCACACACACTACCGGGTCATAAAACGTGCCACATCCGGCGAACAAGAACATGTGTCAAGGACAAAACCGGATTCCCCGCCGTGGGTTCTTCGCCAGGAAGACCTGTTCAACGAGTTTGAGCAGGTTCTGCGCGGGCACATGGCCCGGAAGATCAGCAGGATCAAGAGGCAACCGTTGAGAGAATTGCTGCGTCAGGCGAAAGAGCACAAGCGGTACGACACGTACCACTCAACAACCCTTGAGGGATATAGAATCACGCCCGAGGAAGTCGATGCTTTGCTGTCCGGAGTTGTCCCCGGAACGAGGAAGGACAACAGGTATTTTGAACAGGTCAGGAACCGAATGGCGATAATCGGTTACGCGGGGGCGTTCGATTTTGTCCTTGGACGAATCAAAGGAGATTTTGGCCGACCTGTGGTCGATGAGCAATTGATCAAAGATACGTACTGCCAGCTCTTCAAGCCCTCGGCTGATGCTGGAATCACTGACTATCTTGGTCTCACCATGTACCGGAATGCCATTGCATTCATCAGGGGAACGCCCTACACTCCCCCATCTCAAGAGAAAATCCCTGAGCTTATGGCAAGTTTTGTGACTTCTCTCAATGAAGTGGAGAACCCTGTTGTCAAGGCAGTCCTCGCACATTACTGGTTTGTAACGATACATCCGCATGTCGATGGCAATGGCCGAACCGCAAGACTC includes the following:
- a CDS encoding UPF0182 family protein → MSVGPQNIEDFSKRLQELRDSGAAGLREQLKGKFTRGRITLLALVFLLLFIVLVIEPLSKFYTDALWYNHVGFQNLFYKTLVAKILSVVAFSLAFFVLLYGNIFLARKISPEQKFELAGSPLEEIIEKAKGAWKKLVSVGLVIFSGVAALIAGSGWGGKWDIILKWLNPSAFNKTDPVFGKDIGYYVFSYPFHRALADWLIGAFMFVLVVTAIIYVFEGGIRLKGGWDMFSSHVLAHLSVLMAAVFVVKAYSYRLNMYELLFSKGGVVYGVGYADARALIPALWVMLALALGAAVVLLVNVRARSWLLPVIVVGSLIVVALLGGTIYPAIVQSWRVKPAESSREKPYLKRHIDATRDAYKINNVQTKDYPAEYNLNDTVIQKNRATIQNIRLWDPRPILNTFGQMQSIRQYYKFNDVDVDRYTVNNDYRQTMISAREMVQEQLPESARTWVNDTLVYTHGYGAVMSPSNDVTSEGNPDFIIKDIPPAGPTNIQIKTPQIYFGELSNDYVVTNTTEREFDRPQGDKEVRAVYKGTGGIKVKSFWRKLLYSIRFRDVNLILSGQVRGKSQIMYYRSISNRISKCAPFLKVDGDPYLVVTDAGKLVWVVDCYTTTDKYPYSEPTAGMGNYVRNSVKAVIDAYEGDVSLYVIDSSDPVVETYQKIFPQIFKPFDAMPPDIKKHLRYPEDLFLAQANVLQTFHMVSPNQFYNREDQWDFPQEQYNNQRQMMQPYYIILKLPGESSEEMVLLIPFAPHNKQNMISWLGARMDNGHYGELVNFIFPSGKLIYGPEQVEGRIEQDPEISKQLSLWRQAGSEVIRGNLLVIPIEGSLLYVEPLYLQATQIKIPQVKRVIVVYNQNVIMEDSLDKAVLRAFGAAPPPSTTSKTPVTPSPAMQSLATQALDLYNKAVDAQKSGDWAGYGNILNQLSGVLKQLAQQAK
- a CDS encoding NAD-dependent protein deacylase (Modulates the activities of several enzymes which are inactive in their acetylated form) → MYADLREDLTLSEEIERAARLIDGAGTVVALTGAGISTESGIPDFRSAGGLWTRYDPMACATFESFVNDPTKFWEMASELNPMLETAEPNPAHLALFELEGSGKCEAVITQNIDNLHQRAGTTDVLELHGTYRTGTCLSCGANYTYEEIKECALREGIPVCKECKGVIKPDIILFGEPLNASVLQRTVELAERCDLMLVIGCGLDVFPAASLPECVHRNRAHLIFVNVAPTARDDLADVTILEQAGVAMPRIVETYRRLLGKE
- a CDS encoding serine hydroxymethyltransferase (catalyzes the reaction of glycine with 5,10-methylenetetrahydrofolate to form L-serine and tetrahydrofolate), which encodes MSDWALARFDPEIFRSLSLELNRERDKINLIASENYTSRAVLEAQASVLTNKYAEGYPGRRYYSGCEPADIAEALAVERAKELFGCEHANVQPHAGAQANMAAYQAAIKPGETLLAMDLRCGGHLTHGSAANFSGMLYKVVHYGVDRKTELLDYDRIAALARLEKPRIIVAGASAYPRTIDFAAFRSIADEVGALLMVDMAHFGGLVVGGVHPDPVPHADFVTGTTHKTLRGPRGGFVLTTDEYRERLDSSVFPGIQGGPLMHVIAAKAVCFKEAMAPEFKRYAETIVANSRALCRRIASEGFRIVSGGTDTHLFLVDLRPAGVSGKEAQDILDSVGINVNMNEIPYDETPPTVTSGIRIGTPAVTTRGMKPDDMEVLGDLISRALKSGDDESTLDAVRAEAADLISRFPIYPDI
- the rpiB gene encoding ribose 5-phosphate isomerase B yields the protein MNRYDITGGRIIFLGSDHAGFQLKEFLKASLLEAGYAVNDLGIRSEESCDYPDIALAVAEAVSMSETARGVLVCGTGAGMAIAANKVPGVRAAACNELYTAKYCRAHNDANVITVGSRILSAQEAMNACKVFLETDFDGDDAPGARHLRRLEKIREIERKYGRES